The genomic stretch ACAGACTGGCGGCCCTCGTCCCGAAGGAGGCATGGACCACCCTAGGATCACTGAGGCGGGCTTCGCGCCATTGCACCGTCGCATACACCCACGGCAGGGACGGACCGACCATGAGTGACCTACGCCTTGAGGGCACGATCTTCGAGGACCTGAAGAGGACCTTCTCAACGATCGCCGACCGTATGGACACCGCGCGCCGCACCCTACGCAACACTGACGGCTCGGTGGTAGGGCCGCCCGATCTCGTAAACGACGTGCACGCGTTCGCCGATGACTGGGGCTACGGCATCAAGCAGTTGGGCAAGCACAACCAGAACGCGATCAAGATGATCAACAACATCGGTTCGTCCTTCGGTCAGCTGGATCAGCAGCTGGCGGAGTCCATGAAGGCGCCGAAGTCCGGCGGCGTTGGCAAGTCAGGCAAGTCCGGCAAGAAGGAAGGTTGACGAGCCATGGGACGCCCCACCTTCCCCCACATAGGCTGGGACCCGACTCCCGGAGACGTCGAACAGACCCGCGAACTGGCGAAGAAGCTGGGCGGCCTGGCGAGCGAGCTCGGCCAGTCTCTGCAGGAGTTGGAACGTATCGAGTGCGGCGCCTGGAAAGGCAAGACAGCGGTCGCCTTCAGCGAACACATCTCAACCGACGTTACGCCGCTAATCAGGAAGAGCTTCGAGGCCTTCGACAAGGCCTCGCACGCCTTGCACCGCTGGGCCGGTGAACTGTCCGGCTTCCAGGATGAGGCTGACCGCCTGGAGAAGGAGGCGGGCGAGAAGCTCGACGCAGAGGCGAAGGCGAAAGCCAAGGCAGGTGACAAGGGCAGCGATGAGCTGGGCAAGGCATCCGGCCAGGTCAATGTCGTCATCAACAAGGTTCACGACCTGGAGGACCGCTACCGAAAGGCCGCCGTCAGGGTCGGCAAGGAGCTGGATAAGGCAGGAGACATCGCTCCGGCCGAGCCAGGGTTCTGGTCTAAGCTGGGTAAGGGCATCGAGCATGCCTGGGATGCCACCGGCGAGTGGCTCAAGGAACACGCTGACCTGATCAAACTGGTAGGCGATCTTCTGAGCGACCTGAGCGGCATTCTCGGAATGCTGGCGATCATCACTCTGCCGTTCGAGCCGCTGGGAGCCATTTTCGGTGCGGCGGCGCTGCTCACCAGCGGTCTGGCTCTACTCTCGCATTCCATCGCCAAAGCGTCC from Streptomyces roseochromogenus subsp. oscitans DS 12.976 encodes the following:
- a CDS encoding putative T7SS-secreted protein, encoding MGRPTFPHIGWDPTPGDVEQTRELAKKLGGLASELGQSLQELERIECGAWKGKTAVAFSEHISTDVTPLIRKSFEAFDKASHALHRWAGELSGFQDEADRLEKEAGEKLDAEAKAKAKAGDKGSDELGKASGQVNVVINKVHDLEDRYRKAAVRVGKELDKAGDIAPAEPGFWSKLGKGIEHAWDATGEWLKEHADLIKLVGDLLSDLSGILGMLAIITLPFEPLGAIFGAAALLTSGLALLSHSIAKASGADVSWMQMGFDALGLMPGLGAFGKGVKVADEGVAAMRAAGEFGEGFKAGKLAAGARNVFATGDLAGKVEGGLALFGKKVVLGGKFGDIGLISHESGVMSRLAGLSEAGYHQGQLLGSKGLKLVTGGRLDLHPLSMKGIALDAGIKALPKVFSIPQHIGEALHPGDSFHDAATSH